The following proteins are co-located in the Nerophis lumbriciformis linkage group LG22, RoL_Nlum_v2.1, whole genome shotgun sequence genome:
- the LOC133615563 gene encoding inward rectifier potassium channel 16-like isoform X3 — MCERRPNLCQGASMSSDRPDEVSVDTFSTTVHTVGVDHGGVDHGSVDHGGVDHGGVDHGGGRLRFMHKDGRFPVVFQKVPRDWSPYLTDIFTTLVEIRWRVMLLVFSLSYIVSWLFFGLCYWLIAWIHGDDQAAGDPCVVNVYDFTSAFLFSMETQATIGYGSRGMTETCVGAVVVVTAQDVFSCLLDTAVIGIVIAKMASARKRALTVGFSRLAVVNMRDGVLCLSWRIGDFRGNHILEGVARAQLVRYSKQSQGPVVISYQDLDIHNRDLVLATPATVLHKLHPGSPLYTLTPDDLSGEDFELVVSFTYTGDSTGMLHQTRTSYTPADIHWGQRFQDMLKVGSKHYKVDYALFNETTWVTTPLLSAAQYDRGRSQPGLSPAKLVKRERRCTEEVMQQTHL; from the coding sequence ATGTGTGAAAGGCGTCCTAACCTCTGTCAGGGCGCCAGCATGAGCAGCGACAGGCCGGATGAGGTCAGCGTCGACACTTTCTCCACCACCGTCCACACGGTGGGCGTGGACCATGGCGGCGTGGACCATGGCAGCGTGGACCATGGCGGCGTGGACCACGGCGGCGTGGACCACGGCGGCGGACGCCTGCGCTTCATGCACAAGGACGGCCGGTTCCCGGTGGTCTTCCAGAAGGTGCCCAGGGACTGGAGCCCGTACTTGACGGACATCTTCACCACTCTGGTGGAGATCCGCTGGAGGGTGATGCTCCTGGTCTTCTCGCTGTCCTACATCGTCTCCTGGCTCTTTTTCGGCCTGTGCTACTGGCTGATCGCGTGGATACACGGCGACGACCAGGCGGCCGGCGACCCCTGCGTGGTGAACGTCTACGATTTCACCTCGGCGTTCCTTTTCTCCATGGAGACCCAGGCGACCATCGGTTACGGTTCCAGGGGCATGACGGAGACCTGCGTGGGGGCGGTCGTCGTGGTGACGGCTCAGGACGTCTTCAGCTGCCTGCTGGACACGGCCGTCATCGGCATCGTCATCGCCAAAATGGCGTCGGCTCGAAAGAGGGCTCTGACCGTCGGCTTCAGCAGGTTGGCGGTGGTCAACATGCGGGACGGCGTGCTGTGCCTGTCCTGGCGCATCGGGGACTTCAGGGGTAATCACATCTTGGAAGGTGTCGCCCGGGCTCAGCTGGTGCGATACTCCAAACAATCTCAAGGACCCGTGGTGATATCATATCAGGACCTGGACATCCATAACCGTGATTTGGTCCTCGCCACGCCCGCCACGGTTTTGCACAAGCTCCACCCAGGCAGCCCGCTTTACACCCTGACCCCTGATGACCTCTCAGGGGAGGACTTTGAGCTGGTGGTGTCCTTCACCTACACGGGCGACTCCACGGGCATGCTCCATCAAACGCGGACCTCCTACACGCCGGCGGACATTCACTGGGGACAACGTTTCCAGGACATGCTGAAAGTGGGGAGTAAGCACTACAAGGTGGACTACGCCCTATTTAACGAGACCACCTGGGTGACGACCCCCTTGCTCAGCGCGGCGCAGTACGACAGGGGGAGGAGTCAGCCGGGCCTCTCGCCCGCCAAGCTGGTCAAGAGAGAGCGGCGCTGTACAGAGGAGGTGATGCAGCAAACACATTTATAG
- the LOC133615563 gene encoding inward rectifier potassium channel 16-like isoform X4, which translates to MSSDRPDEVSVDTFSTTVHTVGVDHGGVDHGSVDHGGVDHGGVDHGGGRLRFMHKDGRFPVVFQKVPRDWSPYLTDIFTTLVEIRWRVMLLVFSLSYIVSWLFFGLCYWLIAWIHGDDQAAGDPCVVNVYDFTSAFLFSMETQATIGYGSRGMTETCVGAVVVVTAQDVFSCLLDTAVIGIVIAKMASARKRALTVGFSRLAVVNMRDGVLCLSWRIGDFRGNHILEGVARAQLVRYSKQSQGPVVISYQDLDIHNRDLVLATPATVLHKLHPGSPLYTLTPDDLSGEDFELVVSFTYTGDSTGMLHQTRTSYTPADIHWGQRFQDMLKVGSKHYKVDYALFNETTWVTTPLLSAAQYDRGRSQPGLSPAKLVKRERRCTEEVMQQTHL; encoded by the coding sequence ATGAGCAGCGACAGGCCGGATGAGGTCAGCGTCGACACTTTCTCCACCACCGTCCACACGGTGGGCGTGGACCATGGCGGCGTGGACCATGGCAGCGTGGACCATGGCGGCGTGGACCACGGCGGCGTGGACCACGGCGGCGGACGCCTGCGCTTCATGCACAAGGACGGCCGGTTCCCGGTGGTCTTCCAGAAGGTGCCCAGGGACTGGAGCCCGTACTTGACGGACATCTTCACCACTCTGGTGGAGATCCGCTGGAGGGTGATGCTCCTGGTCTTCTCGCTGTCCTACATCGTCTCCTGGCTCTTTTTCGGCCTGTGCTACTGGCTGATCGCGTGGATACACGGCGACGACCAGGCGGCCGGCGACCCCTGCGTGGTGAACGTCTACGATTTCACCTCGGCGTTCCTTTTCTCCATGGAGACCCAGGCGACCATCGGTTACGGTTCCAGGGGCATGACGGAGACCTGCGTGGGGGCGGTCGTCGTGGTGACGGCTCAGGACGTCTTCAGCTGCCTGCTGGACACGGCCGTCATCGGCATCGTCATCGCCAAAATGGCGTCGGCTCGAAAGAGGGCTCTGACCGTCGGCTTCAGCAGGTTGGCGGTGGTCAACATGCGGGACGGCGTGCTGTGCCTGTCCTGGCGCATCGGGGACTTCAGGGGTAATCACATCTTGGAAGGTGTCGCCCGGGCTCAGCTGGTGCGATACTCCAAACAATCTCAAGGACCCGTGGTGATATCATATCAGGACCTGGACATCCATAACCGTGATTTGGTCCTCGCCACGCCCGCCACGGTTTTGCACAAGCTCCACCCAGGCAGCCCGCTTTACACCCTGACCCCTGATGACCTCTCAGGGGAGGACTTTGAGCTGGTGGTGTCCTTCACCTACACGGGCGACTCCACGGGCATGCTCCATCAAACGCGGACCTCCTACACGCCGGCGGACATTCACTGGGGACAACGTTTCCAGGACATGCTGAAAGTGGGGAGTAAGCACTACAAGGTGGACTACGCCCTATTTAACGAGACCACCTGGGTGACGACCCCCTTGCTCAGCGCGGCGCAGTACGACAGGGGGAGGAGTCAGCCGGGCCTCTCGCCCGCCAAGCTGGTCAAGAGAGAGCGGCGCTGTACAGAGGAGGTGATGCAGCAAACACATTTATAG
- the LOC133615085 gene encoding inward rectifier potassium channel 2-like, protein MGSVRSHRYSIVSSEEEGGVKLADMVVPNGCGNGKAEHRRQSRFVRKDGHCNVHFVNMSEKGQRYLADIFTTCVDIRWRWMLLVFCLSFLISWLFFGLVFWLVALGYGDLDGDTQMCVSNVDSFTAAFLFSVETQTTIGYGYRYVTEECPVAVFMVVFQSIVGCIIDAFIIGAVMAKMAKPKKRNETLVFSHYATVAMRDGKLCLMWRVGNLRKSHLVEAHVRAQLLKSRTTAEGEFIPLDQVDIDVGFDSGIDRIFLVSPITIVHEIDEDSPFYEMGKQELETSEFEIVVILEGMVEATAMTTQCRSSYVASEILWGHRFEPVLFEEKNYYKVDYSRFNNTYEVSGTPHCSARELARKTSDASSLRNSFCYENEVALEKIEMEEESREVESAAATGVPEGPPPASDSEHNPDSLPLESRPLTAESEI, encoded by the coding sequence ATGGGGAGCGTGCGGAGCCACCGTTACAGCATCGTGTCCTCCGAGGAGGAGGGCGGAGTGAAGCTGGCCGACATGGTCGTCCCCAACGGCTGCGGCAACGGCAAGGCCGAGCACCGGCGCCAGAGCCGCTTCGTGCGCAAGGACGGCCACTGCAACGTGCACTTTGTCAACATGAGCGAGAAGGGCCAGCGCTACCTGGCGGACATTTTCACCACCTGCGTGGACATCCGCTGGCGATGGATGCTGCTCGTCTTCTGCCTCTCCTTCCTGATCTCCTGGCTGTTCTTCGGCCTGGTCTTCTGGCTGGTGGCACTCGGCTACGGCGACCTGGACGGCGACACGCAGATGTGCGTCTCCAACGTGGACAGCTTCACCGCCGCCTTCTTGTTCTCCGTGGAGACGCAGACCACCATCGGGTACGGATACCGCTACGTGACGGAGGAGTGTCCCGTCGCCGTCTTCATGGTGGTCTTCCAGAGCATCGTGGGGTGCATCATCGACGCGTTCATCATCGGCGCAGTCATGGCCAAGATGGCCAAGCCCAAGAAGAGGAACGAGACGCTGGTGTTCAGTCACTACGCCACGGTGGCCATGAGGGACGGGAAGCTGTGCCTCATGTGGCGGGTGGGGAACCTGAGGAAGAGCCACTTGGTGGAAGCCCACGTCAGGGCGCAGCTCCTCAAGTCAAGGACGACGGCGGAGGGCGAGTTCATCCCTCTGGACCAGGTGGACATCGACGTGGGTTTCGACAGCGGCATCGACAGAATCTTCCTGGTGTCGCCCATCACCATCGTGCACGAGATCGACGAGGACAGCCCCTTCTACGAGATGGGCAAGCAGGAGCTGGAGACGTCCGAGTTCGAGATCGTGGTCATCCTGGAAGGCATGGTGGAAGCCACCGCCATGACCACGCAGTGTCGCAGCTCCTACGTGGCCAGCGAGATCCTCTGGGGCCACCGCTTCGAACCGGTGCTCTTCGAGGAGAAGAACTACTACAAAGTGGACTACTCGCGCTTCAACAACACCTACGAGGTGTCCGGCACGCCGCACTGCAGCGCCCGGGAGCTCGCCCGGAAGACGTCCGACGCCTCCAGCCTCAGGAACTCCTTTTGCTACGAGAACGAGGTGGCCCTGGAGAAAATCGAGATGGAGGAGGAATCGCGGGAAGTGGAGAGCGCAGCCGCGACGGGCGTCCCGGAGGGTCCGCCGCCGGCCTCGGACTCGGAACACAATCCGGACTCTTTGCCTTTGGAATCAAGACCTTTGACTGCTGAATCGGAAATTTGA